The Benincasa hispida cultivar B227 chromosome 9, ASM972705v1, whole genome shotgun sequence genome has a segment encoding these proteins:
- the LOC120084598 gene encoding proline-rich protein 3-like: MASIHAIFLSLSVIIASANGDDNGGRSNYVLMTPKIGKEERLLSTMIGIEGIILYKFGSTIAPLPGGLARITCEAVDEYGYEAASYTFLSDSSDANGYFLATLSPSEVEDKRELKECKAFLEVSPLENCQSPSDLNNGVSGALLHSYKLLVHNNMKLFSVGPFLFTCQS; this comes from the exons ATGGCTTCTATACATGCAATTTTCTTGTCACTTTCGGTCATTATTGCTTCAGCTAATGGTGATGACAATGGTGGTAGGTCTAATTATGTTCTTATGACACCCAAAATTGGTAAGGAAGAAAGGCTTCTCTCTACCATGATTGGTATTGAAGGAATTATTCTTTATAAATTTGGCTCAACAATTGCCCCTCTTCCAG GAGGTTTAGCAAGAATCACATGTGAAGCAGTGGATGAATATGGCTATGAGGCAGCTTCTTACACATTTTTAAGTGATTCAAGTGATGCAAATGGCTACTTCTTGGCAACATTATCTCCTTCAGAGGTAGAAGACAAGAGGGAGTTGAAGGAATGCAAAGCTTTTTTAGAGGTCTCGCCATTAGAGAACTGTCAATCTCCTTCTGACCTCAACAATGGAGTCTCTGGTGCTCTTCTTCATTCTTACAAACTTTTGGTCCATAACAACATGAAACTCTTCTCTGTTGGGCCTTTCCTTTTCACTTGCCAAAGTTAA
- the LOC120084599 gene encoding uncharacterized protein LOC120084599, with protein sequence MYNTATNGLEEAFNKTLCNLLKKSFSKSIRDWQEEIREAYWAYRTTHHTPTEVTPYSLIYGVKVVLPFERQILSLRMVVPEGLTTKDNVKLHLQELEALDERRLEAQQALECY encoded by the coding sequence ATGTACAACACTGCTACAAATGGGTTGGAAGAGGCATTCAATAAAACGTTGTGCAACCTGCTGAAGAAAAGTTTCTCCAAGTCAATAAGAGATTGGCAAGAAGAGATCAGGGAGGCATACTGGGCTTATCGAACCACTCATCATACCCCTACAGAAGTCACGCCATACTCTCTTATTTATGGAGTGAAGGTTGTTCTTCCTTTTGAAAGACAAATTCTATCACTAAGAATGGTGGTACCAGAGGGATTGACTACAAAAGACAATGTCAAGCTACATCTTCAAGAGTTAGAAGCACTTGATGAAAGACGACTGGAAGCTCAGCAAGCATTGGAGTGTTactga